One stretch of Oncorhynchus gorbuscha isolate QuinsamMale2020 ecotype Even-year linkage group LG21, OgorEven_v1.0, whole genome shotgun sequence DNA includes these proteins:
- the LOC124008429 gene encoding uncharacterized protein LOC124008429, protein MEEESTWVDTWKRSPRGWTHGRGVHVGGHMEEESTWVDTWKRSPRGWTHGRGVHVGGHMEEESTWVDTWKRSPRGWTHGRGVHVGGHMEEESTWVDTWKRSPRGWTHGRGVHVGGHMEEESTWVDTWKRSPRGWTHGRGVHVGGHMEEESTWVDTWKRSPRGWTHGRGVHVGGHMEEESTWVDTWKRSPRGWTHGRGVHVGGHMEEESTWVDTWKRSPRGWTHGRGVHVGGHMEEESTWVDTWKRSPRGWTHGRGVHVGGHMEEESTWVDTNIFLYIQRFSKDQFDQCFRNHCVSAVFDDSDAADLTLISLRGRCVATARVSLKSNWPYQS, encoded by the exons ATGGAAGAGGAGTCCACGTGGGTGGACACATGGAAGAGGAGTCCACGTGGGTGGACAC ATGGAAGAGGAGTCCACGTGGGTGGACACATGGAAGAGGAGTCCACGTGGGTGGACACATGGAAGAGGAGTCCACGTGGGTGGACACATGGAAGAGGAGTCCACGTGGGTGGACACATGGAAGAGGAGTCCACGTGGGTGGACACATGGAAGAGGAGTCCACGTGGGTGGACACATGGAAGAGGAGTCCACGTGGGTGGACACATGGAAGAGGAGTCCACGTGGGTGGACACATGGAAGAGGAGTCCACGTGGGTGGACACATGGAAGAGGAGTCCACGTGGGTGGACACATGGAAGAGGAGTCCACGTGGGTGGACACATGGAAGAGGAGTCCACGTGGGTGGACACATGGAAGAGGAGTCCACGTGGGTGGACACATGGAAGAGGAGTCCACGTGGGTGGACACATGGAAGAGGAGTCCACGTGGGTGGACACATGGAAGAGGAGTCCACGTGGGTGGACACATGGAAGAGGAGTCCACGTGGGTGGACACATGGAAGAGGAGTCCACGTGGGTGGACACATGGAAGAGGAGTCCACGTGGGTGGACACATGGAAGAGGAGTCCACGTGGGTGGACACATGGAAGAGGAGTCCACGTGGGTGGACACATGGAAGAGGAGTCCACGTGGGTGGACACATGGAAGAGGAGTCCACGTGGGTGGACACATGGAAGAGGAGTCCACGTGGGTGGACACATGGAAGAGGAGTCCACGTGGGTGGACACATGGAAGAGGAGTCCACGTGGGTGGACACAAACATATTTCTTTACATTCAGAGATTTTCTAAAGACCAGTTTGACCAATGTTTTAGGAACCACTGTGTGTCAGCTGTGTTCGATGACAGTGATGCGGCCGACCTGACTCTGATATCACTGAGAGGGCGTTGCGTCGCGACAGCAAGGGTCTCTCTGAAGTCCAACTGGCCATATCAGAGCTGA